The genomic region AAGTCGCAAAATATGGAACCGCACCATACATTGTGACAATGACCGCCCTCGATGACCTTGACCGCCGGCTCCTCTCCGCCCTCCGTGAGGACGGCCGCGCCTCGGTGGCGAGCCTGGCACGGCGGCTCAAGGTCGCCCGGGCCACGGTCAACAGCCGGCTGGAGCGCCTGGTGGCGTCCGGGACCATCGTCGGATTCACGGTCCGGGTGCGTGATGAGCTCGATCCGCTGGCGATCCGCGCCATTGCCCTGATCGCCGTGGAGGGCAGGACGACGGACCGGGTTATCCGCCAGCTCAGGGGCTTTCCGGAAATCACGGCACTGCATACCACCAACGGAGGGTGGGACCTTGTGGCCGAACTCCGCACCGAGAGCCTTCCTGACTTCGACCAGGTCCTTGGCCGGATCCGGGGAGTCGATGGCGTTGTCAACAGCGAAACGAGCCTCTTGCTCAGCTCCGTGCTGCGCTAGGGGCAGGGCGCCGAAAGGCCCCAGTCAACATAATGTCAGTCAACATAATGTGCAGAATGAGTCATCACTATGCTCAGTTGTGCAATAAAAAGCTTGCTCTTTGGCAATTGAGACTGCATATCGCCGAACTCTAGAGTTGTGGCATCAGCAGCTAACGAGAGAATGAGGGGCGCAATGACGCGCTTTGTCGATGTCCACAACATGGTGCGCTGGGCTGCCGGCCGCGGGCCGGAGGCCATCATTTCCGGCATGATCGACTACGTCGAGGATGACTTCCGCCGCTGGGAATCGTTCGACAAGACTCCCCGGGTCGCCAGCCACACGCCGTTCGGCGTCATCGAACTCATGCCCACCAGCGATCACGAGACCTACGGTTTCAAGTACGTCAACGGCCACCCGTCCAACCCGGCGCGCGGATTCCAGACCGTGACGGCGTTTGGCGTCCTGGCCGACGTTCACAACGGCTATCCCACGTTCCTCACCGAGATGACAGTGCTCACTGCGCTGCGCACCGCGGCGACGTCCGGCATGGTGGCGAAGAAGCTCGCCCGTGCCGGCTCGCGCGTCATGGCGATGATCGGCAGCGGAAGCCAGTCCGAGTTCCAGGCCCTCGCCTTCCGCAGTGCCCTGGGCATTTCCACGCTCCGGGTATGGGACACGGATCCTGCCGCGCTCAGGAAGTTCGTGGCCAACATGGCGCCGCTGGGCTTCGACATCACAGTCGCCACCTCCGCCGCGGATGCGGTGCGTGGAGCCGATGTCATCACCACGTGCACCGCGGACAAGGCCAATGCCACCATCCTCACGGCGGATCTGATTGAACCGGGCGTCCACATCAATGCCATCGGCGGGGACTGCCCCGGGAAGACCGAGCTTGAACCAGCAATTCTGGGACTCGGCGACGTGTTCGTCGAGTACGCCCCCCAAACCCGGATCGAAGGGGAGATCCAGCACATGCCGGCCGACTTTGGCGTCACGGAGTTCTGGCAGGTGCTGGCCGGCAAGGCACCAGGACGAACCGGGGATGCGCAGATCACCATCTTCGATTCAGTGGGCTTTGCCATTGAGGACTTCTCCGCGCTGCGGTTCGTGCGCGACGCCGTCGCCGGCACCGATTTCTATGTGGAGATCGACCTCGTGGCCAGCCCCGAGGACCCGAAGAACCTGTTCGGCCTCGTCGGCGCCCTTTCCCCGGTCGGCTCGTAAGCCTGCGACGGCCGTTCGGGTCTGTGTGCCGGCGTCGGAGGCTGAACCGGTACCCCTCAGCCGCTAAAGTCCCCGGCGTCGGAGGCTGAACCGGGACCCCTCAGCCGCTAAAGTCCCCGGCGTCGGAGGCTGAACCGGGACCCCTCAGCCGCTAAAGTCCCCGGCGTTCCGGCGGAACGTGCCCAGGATCCGGATCAGCTGGTCCACGTCCTGCTCCCCGAAGCCCGACTGGCCGAAGACCTCGGAGTTCAGCACCGCCGTCGCCCGTTTGGCCAGGGCGCGGCCCTCCGGGGTTAGCTCGATCAGCGTGGTGCGCCCGTCCGTGGGGTGCGGGGAGCGGATCACCAGCCCGGCCTCCTGGAGCCGGTCCACGGCGTTGGTGACCGAGGTGGGATGAACCTGCAGGAGCGCGCTGGCCTTGTTCATGGGCAGCGCGCCGCTGCGGGCGAAACTGAGCAGCGCCAGCAGCTCGTACCGGGCGAAGGTGAGCCCGAACGGCTTGAGGACCGCTTCGATCCGGCCCAGCAGAATCTGCTGGGTCCGCATGATCGCGGTGATGGCGGCCATCGGGGCGGCGACGTCGGACCAGCCGTGGCGCTCCCAGTTCAGCCGGGCATCGGCGATCGGATCGCGCGGCAGCGGTGTTCCCACGATCAGCCCTTCAACCCGGGAAAATCGGCGTCGGAATACTCGATGCCGAAACCGTCCGGAACCGGCCCGCCGCCGTGCCGCACTTCCTCGCTGCGCCGCAGCTCCACGCGCCGGATCTTGCCCGAAATCGTCTTGGGGAGGTCGGCGAACTCCAGCCGGCGGATCCGCTTGAACGGGGCCAAATGCTCGCGGCAGTACCGCAGGATGTCCTCGGCGAGCTCCGGGCCGGGCTGGTGGCCGGCCGCCAGGACCACGAACGCCTTCGGCACGGACAGCCTGAGCGGGTCCGGGGAGGGGACGACGGCGGCCTCCGCCACCGCCGGGTGCTCGATCAGCACGCTCTCCAGTTCGAACGGGGACAACCGGTAATCCGAAGACTTGAAGACGTCGTCGCCGCGACCCACGTACGTGATGATGCCGCGCTCGTCCCGGCTCGCCATGTCCCCCGTGTGGTAGTAGCCGTCGCGGAAGGCCTCCGCCGTCTTCTCCGGATCGCCGTAGTACGCCTTCATGAGCCCCACGGGGCGGGGGTCCAGGCGCAGGCAGAGCTCGCCGTCGTCGGACTCCGCACCCGTGGCGGGGTCCACGAGCACCACGTCGTAGCCGGGCAGCGGCTTGCCCATGGCGCCGATCTTGACCGGCTGGCCAGGGGTGTTCGCGATCTGCACTGTCGACTCGGTCTGCCCGAAGCCGTCGCGGATGGTCTGGCCCCAGGCGCGGTGGACCTGGTCGATCACCTCGGCGTTCAGCGGTTCGCCGGCGGACACCACCTTGGTGGGCGGGTTTTTCAGCAGGTTGAGATCGGCCTGGATCAGCATCCGCCACACCGTGGGCGGGGCGCAGAAACTGGTCACGGATTCGCGGTCCATCTGCTCCATGAGGGCCTTCGCGTCGAAACGTTCGTAATTGTAGATGAACACGCAGGCCTCGGCGATCCAGGGCGTGAACACATTCGACCAGGCGTGCTTGGCCCAGCCCGGCGAGGCCACGTTGAGGTGCACGTCGCCCGGTTCCATCCCGATCCAGAACATCGTGGACAGGTGCCCCACCGGGTAGGAGGTGTGCGTGTGCTCCACCAGTTTGGCCTTGGACGTGGTGCCGGAGGTGAAGTAGAGCAGGAGTGTCTCGTCGGCCGGGGTGGGTGCGTCCGGGGTGAAGTCCGCGCCGGCCGCCGCAGCGTCCGCATACTGCAGGGCCCCGTCCCGGACCGCGGCGGGGCGGCGGTCCCCGCCGATTTCGATCAGCGTGTAGTCACCCGCGACGTCGGCGAACTTGGCGATGTTGGCATGCCCGACGGCGGCCCAGGCCGCGCCGCCGCGCTCCACCCGGTCCTGGAGGTCGGCGGGTCCCATCAGGGTGGTGGTGGGGATCATGACGATGCCCAGCTTGATGCCGGCCAGCATGAGCTCCCAGAGCTCCACCTGGTTGCCGAGCATGATGATCATCCGGTCCCCGCGCCGGACGCCCTGCGCCCGCAGCCAGTTGGCCACCTGGGACGAGCGCCGGGAGAGATCCGCGAAACTGCGCCGCGTCGCGGATCCGTCCTGCTCCACGATCACCAGTGCCCGCTTGTCCGCCTTGGCGGGGTCTGCCGCCAGCTGGTCGAACCAGTCCAGGGCAAAGTTGAATTCCTCGAAGCGCGGCCACTGGAATTCGTTGCGGGCGGCCTCGTAGTCCCCGCGCAGGGCCAGCAGCCGGTCCCTCGCGGCCCGGAATTCCTCAGTCACGCTCATGGTGCACCTTTCGACAGTCCTCTGGCGCAGCCGCTCCGGGCCCGGCGCCGTTGCCCGGGATCGTGCAGGCCCGGCGCGATGCCTGCCTAGTGATCCCCGTCACTCTGCAATATACTAGGACATCCAAGGGTTTGGAAGAGCGGCGCTGCTCTACAAGCGGCGCATGACGAAGGGATACGTGCCCGTGCAGCCACAAGGACGTGCAGGCGGACAACGAGCGGTAGCGGAATCAGACACAGCAGAACCAGCGATAGCGGCCCCAGAGGCGGCAGAACCAGCTACAGCGGACCCAGCGACAGCGGAACCGGACGCCGGAACCCGGGCAGTTGCCGCGGCCCCCGCAACGGGCGCAGACACAGTTGCCGCGGCTGCTGCGGCCCAGCCGCCGTTTCCCGACGCGGACCTCATGTACATCGTGGACCTGCTGCCGCCGGACGAACAGCTCCGGTACCAGGAGGTCCGGGAATTCCTGCAGTCCCGGATCCGGGCCGCGTCGATCGACTACTGGAACCGCGAGGAGTTCCCTTTCGGCCTGCTCGCGGAACTCGGCAAATATGGCCTGGGCGGGTTGCAGACGGACGGCACGTCCAAGCTCTTCAAGGGACTTATGTATGTGGAGGTGGCGCGCGCCGATGTCTCCCTCTCCGCGCTCGTGGGCATCCACAACGAGCTGATTGTCGGCATGATCGACGAGCTCGGCTCCGAGGAACAGAAGGCCCGCTGGCTCCCCGGCCTGACCGCTTTCACCCAGCTCGGAGCGTTCGCCCTGACCGAGCCGGACCACGGCTCGGACATCGCCGGGGGCCTGGCGACCACCGCGCGGCTGGAGGGCGGCGAGTGGGTCATCAGCGGTGCCAAGCGCTGGATCGGCGCCGGCACCATCGCGGACTTCGCCCTCGTCTGGGCCCGGGACGTCGCCGACCAGCAGATCAAGGGCTTCATCGTCGAGACGGACCGGCCCGGGTACACGGCGACGAAGATCGCCAACAAGATCGGCCTGCGCATCATGCAGAACGCGGACATCGTCCTGGACGAGGTCCGCATCCCGGAATCCAACCTGCTGCCCGGCGCCACCGACTTCTCCAAGGCCAACGCGCTTCTGCGGGATTCGCGCGCCTGGGTGGGCTGGCAAGGGGCCGGCATCCAGCTGGCCGCGTTCGACGTCGCGCGTTCCTATTCGCTGCAGCGCCGCCAGTTCGGCAAGGAATTGGCCCGCTTCCAGCTCATCGCGCAACAGCTCGCCGAGATCCTGGGCAACGCCACCGCCTCGCTGGCACTGATGGCCCAGCTGGCGAGGATCCAGGAAGAGGGCAAGCTCGAGATGGTCCAGGCCGCGATGGCCAAATCCACCACCACGCGGCTGGCGCGGGCCTCGGTGGCCATGGGCCGGTCCCTCATGGGCGGCAACGGAATCAGCAGCGACTACGAGATGGGCAAGCTCTTCGGCGACGCCGAAATCCTCTACACCTATGAGGGCAGCTACGAGATCAACTCCCTGATCGTGGCGCGGGCCGTGACGGGGAAGTCGGCCTTCGTTTAAGCCGCTGTTCGTTTACGGCGCTGGGGTGCAGGCCGGGAGGCGATCCCGGCCGGCACCCCAGCGCCGTACTTCCTCTCCTGGCTCAGTCGATCGGCGTGACGTACGCGCCGGAAATCCCGCCGTCCACCAGGAAGGTGGATGCCGTGATGAAGGAGGCGTCGTCGCTGGCCAGGAACGTGACGGCGGCCGCGAGTTCCTCGGGCTCGGCAAAGCGTCCCAGCGGAACGTGGATCAGCCGGCGGGCGGCCTTTTCCGGGTCCTTCGCGAAGAGTTCCTTCAGCAGCGGGGTGTTCACAGGGCCGGGGCAGAGGGCATTGATCCGGATGCCCTGCCGGGCGAATTCGACGCCGAGTTCACGGCTCATGGAAAGCACCCCGCCTTTTGAGGCGCTGTAGGAGATCTGGGAGGTCGCCGCGCCCATGACCGCCACGAACGAGGCCGTGTTGATGATGGAGCCCTTGCCCTGTTCCTGCATGTAGGGGATGGCGTACTTGCAGCAGTAGTAAACGGATGTCAGGTTTACTTCCTGGACCTTGCGCCAGGCATCGATGCCGGTGTCGAGGATTGAGCCGTCGCTGGCGGGGGAGATCCCGGCGTTGTTGAACGCGATATCAACGCTGCCGTAGGTTTCTTTGGTCTGGGCGTAGAGGTTCCGGACGTCGTCTTCGCTCGTGACGTCGACCTTGACGAACAGGCCGCCGACCTCGGTGGCCGCGGCGAGGCCGGAGGTGGGTTCGATGTCGGCGATGACGACGTTGGCGCCTTCCGCCGCCATCCGGCGGGCGGTGGCCAGCCCGATGCCGCTGGCGCCACCAGTGATGACTGCGCTGCGTCCGGCGAGGCGGTTGGATACTACTGTCTGCATGGGAACTCCTTAGTGCGGGGTATAGGTCGGGTCGATGTTGCGAGTCAGGGACAGTTCAGCCCAGAGACGGCGTGGAAATGAAGACGTTCTTGGTTTCGGTGAAGGAATCGAGGGCATCGGGTCCGAGCTCCCGGCCCAGTCCGGACTGCTTGAAACCGCCGAACGGGGTGGAGTACCGGACGGAGGAGTGGGAGTTCACGGACAGGTTGCCGGACTCGACGCCGCGCGCCACGCGCAGGGCGCGGTCCACGCTGGAGGTCCAGATGGAACCGGACAGTCCGTAGTCGGTGTCGTTCGCGATCCGGATAGCGTCCGCCTCGTCGGTGAAGGGCACCACGGTCACGACCGGGCCGAAAATTTCCTCGGTGAACGACCGCGCGTCCAGTCCGGGCGTCAGCACTGTCGGCGGGAACCAGAAGCCGGCTCCGGACGGGGCCAGGCCCTGGAAGGCAATCGGGGCGTTGTCCGGCACGAAACCGGCGACCGTCCGGCGTTGCTGGGCGGAGATCAGAGGACCCATGGTGGTTGCCTCATCCGCGGGATCACCGACGGTGATGGCCTTGACGGCGGGCTCAAGCAACTCCATGAAGCGGTCATAGACGTTGTGCTGAACCAGGATGCGCGAGCGCGCACAACAGTCCTGGCCGGCGTTGTCGAATGCTCCACCGGGGGCGGCGGCGGCGGCCATCTCGAGGTCGGCGTCGTCGAAGACGATGTTGGCGCTCTTGCCGCCGAGTTCGAGGGTCACCCGCTTCACCTGTTCCGCGCAGCCGGCCATGATCTTCTTGCCGACGCCGGTCGAGCCGGTGAAGACCACTTTGCGGACGGCGGGATGGGTGACGAACCGCTCGCCCACCACCGAACCCTTGCCCGGGATCACCTGGAAGACGCCCTCCGGGATGCCGGCTTCACGGGCCAGTTCGGCCAGCCGCAGCGCGGTCAGGGGGGTCATCTCGGCAGGTTTGAGAACCACTGTGTTGCCGGCGGCCAGGGCGGGGGCAAAACCCCAGGCCGCGATCGGCATCGGGAAGTTCCACGGAACGATGACCCCCACAACGCCGAGCGGCTCGTGAAAGGTGATGTTGACGCCACCGGCGACCGGGATCTGCTTGCCGAAGTGGCGTTCCGGCGCGGCGGAGTAGTAAGCGAGGACGTCCCGGACGTTCCCGGCTTCCCAGCGGGCATTCCCGATCGTGTGGCCTGCGTTGCGGACTTCGAGCCGGGCCAGGTTTTCCAGATCCGCGTCCACGGCCGAGGCGAAGCGCCTCAGCAGCAGCGCGCGGTCTGCCGGGGCGACGGCCCGCCAGGAATCAAATGCACCGGCCGCGCGGGCGATGGCATCATCGACCTCGGCCAGTCCGGCCAGCGCTACCGTCTCGATGACTTCCTCGGTGGAGGGGTTGATGACGTCGAAGGTTGTTGCTGTCATATCGTGGACATCTCTTTTCGGTTGGCACGGTAACTGCCCGCGGCCTGGACGAAGCCGCGGAACAGCCGCAGGTCTTCCGGGTTTTGTTCCGGGTGGAATTGCACGCCCAGCACCCAGCCGGGGGTGTCTTCGGCCTCCAGAGCCTGGACGGTTCCATCCTCGGAGGACGCGGTGACGCGCAGCCCCGGCGGCACAGTGTCCATGGCCTGGTGGTGATAGCACGGCGCCCCGGCGGCGTCGCCGAGCAGTGACTGGATCAGGCTTCCCGGGACCGTGGTGAATGCGGCTTCGCCGAACACTCCCGGGGCCGGCTGGTAGTCGGCCGTGGGGTTGATGTCGGGCAGGTGCTGGGTCAGGCTGCCGTCAAAGGCCACGTTGAGGATCTGGGCCCCGCGGCAGATGGCAAACAACGGCAGACCGCGCTCCACCGCCGCCCGCGTCAGGATCGTATCGTGCTCATCCCGGAGCGGCTGCGAGGCGGTCCTGGGATGTGCGGCGGCACCGTAGCGGGCGGGATCCACGTCGGGTCCTCCCACCACGATGAGTCCGTCCATCAGGTCCAGCACGGTTTCGTCCGTGCCCAGCGGCGGCAGCAGGATGGGAGTTCCGCCAGCGGCGACCACGGCCTCGACGTAGGTTCCCGGGACGATGGCGGCCTTGGCGTTCCAAACTCCCCAGGCCGCATCCTGGTAGTAGCTGGTCAGGGCGATCCGGGGGCGGTATGCCTTAGAGTCGTTCGAAGCCACGGATGCGCTCCCAGTCGGTGACGGCGCCCTCGTAGGCGCGGAGTTCGATGCCGGCGGCGTGGACGTAGTGGTCCACGACGGAGTCGCCGAACGCCTTGCGTGCGATGCTGCTTTCCGCGAGAAGGTCCCGGGAATCGCGCAGGTTGGTCGGAAGCCGGTCGGCGTCGGAGGCGTAGGCGCTGCCCTGGATGGCGGGTCCCAGGGGCAGCCGGTTCTCCAGCCCGTGGATTACGGCGGCGATCAGCGCGGCCGCCGCGAGATACGGGTTGAGGTCCCCGCCGCCGACGCGCATTTCGGTGCGCAGGCCCCGTCCGTGGCCCACCACCCGGAGGGCGCAGCTGCGGTTGTCCATGCCCCAGGCGATGGCGGTGGGCGCGAAGCTGCCTTCAACGAACCTCTTGTAGGAGTTGACGTTCGGGGCCAGGAAATAGGTGAGTTCCTTCAGGGCGTCCAGCTGTCCGGCCATGAAGTGCTCCATCACCGGGCTGAAGCCGTGCTCGCCGTCGCCGGGCAGCACGGGGTTGCCGTCCAGGTCGGTCAGGCTGAAGTGGATGTGGCAGGAGTTGCCCTCGCGCTGGTCGTACTTGGCCATGAAGCTGATGCTCTTGCCGTGCTGGTCCGCGATTTCCTTCGCGCCGCTCTTGTAGAACGTGTGCTTGTCGCATGCCTTGAGGGCTTCATCGAAGCGGAAGGTGATTTCCTGCTGGCCGAGGTTGCACTCGCCCTTGGAGGATTCGACCACCAGGCCGGCCGCCTCCATGTTGGTGCGGATCGACCGGATGACCGGTTCCAGGCGGGCCGTGGCGAGCAGCGAGTAGTCCACGTTGTACTGGGTCGAGGCATTCAGCCCGTGGTAGTTCTTCTGCCAGGCCTCACGGTAGGAGTCGTCGAACATCAAGAACTCGAGCTCGGTGCCCATGTGGGCGCGGTAGCCGAGTTTTTCGAGCCGTTCCACCTGGGCGCGCAGGATTTGGCGCGGGGACGCGACGACCGGCGACTTGTCTGCCCACATGATGTCGCAAAGAACCAGGGCCGTTCCCTGCTGCCACGGGACCCGGCGCAGGGTCGAGACATCGGGCAGCATCATCATGTCGCCGTAGCCGGTCTCCCAGGATGACATGGCGTAGCCGTCGATGGTGTTCATCTCGACGTCGACGGCGAGGAGGTAGTTGCAGCCTTCCGCGCCGTGTTCCAGGACATCCTCGAGGAAAGAGCGGGCGCCGCAGCGCTTGCCCTGGAGCCTGCCGAGGGAGTCGGTGATGGCCACGATGACAGTGTCGATCGCTCCGGAGGCGACGTCTGCCCGCAGTTCATCGAGGGTGAGCTGGGTGTTCAGGGCGTGGGCTGTGGATGCTTCATTCATGGTTGCTCCGCAATGTTGTTCTCTGCAAATGGGGTGGTGGGTGGTGGCCGGGGTCAGCTACTGCTTCAGTTCGGCCTCGGCCAGGGCCAGCCGGGCGAATTCCTCATCCGGGGACCCGGTGACGATGCGGTGCCGGCTGTAGAACCAGTAGTACGCAATGGCGGCGGCGAAGATGGCCGCTGTGATGGATGCCGCGTAGACGTCCACCACAAAAGTGGCGACGACGGCGACCGCGGACAGGACGAGCGCGACGGAGGTGGTGGCGATGCCTCCAGGGGTGCGGTAGCCGCGCTCCAGTTCCGGCTCTTTGATCCGGAGCACAATGTGGGACAGGTTGAGCAGGACGTAGGAGACCGTGGCGCCGAAGACGGCGATGTTGATCAGCAGGGCGCCGTCCTGGGTGATGGCTGCCAGCAGGAAGCCGATCGTGCCCGGAACGATGAGGGCCCAGTAGGGTGTCCGGCGAGCCCCGGTGAGTGACAGCCATTTGGGCAGGTAGCCGGCGCGGGAGAGCGCGAAAAGCTGGCGTGAGTAGGCATAGATGATGGAGAAGAAGCTGGCCACCAGGCCGGCGAGGCCCGCGTAGTTGATGAAATCGGCAAGCAGCGTGTTTCCACCGTAGGCCAGCCGGATGGCGGCCGGAAGCGGGTTGTCTGAGGTGCTCATGGCCTGGGATCCGGCCGCTCCCGGCACGAGGACCAGCATCAGGCCCCCGAAGATGACCAGGATGAGGACTGCGACGATGATGCCTTTGGGCATGTCCTTCTTGGGATCCGCGGATTCCTCCGCGGCCAGCGGGACGCCTTCGACGGCCAGGAAGAACCAGATGCCGTAGACCAGTGCCGCCAGGATTCCTCCGACGCCCATGGGCAGGAACGCGCTGGAACCGGCGGATCCGTCCGGGACGATGTCGAACAGTTTGGCCGGGTCGAACATCGGCACGAGGCCGACGACGGCGGCAATGAGCGCGACGACGGCAAAGGCGGTGATCGCAAACATGATCTTCAGCGCCTCACCCACGCCGCGGAGATGGATCCCGATGAAGATCATGTAGGTGACCAGGTAGACCGGCCAGGAGTTGGTGAGCCCGAACAGGCCCAGTGCCTCGATGTAGCCGCCGATGAAGGTGGCGATGGCGGCGGGTGCGACGGCGTATTCGATCAGCACCGCTATGCCGGTGGCGAAGCCGCCCAACGGGCCGAGGGCCCGCCGCGCGAAAGCGTAACCTGCACCCGCCGTCGGAAGCGACGACGAGAGTTCGGCCAGGCCGAAGACCATGCAGGTGTACATGACGCCCATCAGGAGGAAAGCAATGAGCAGGCCGCCCCATCCTCCCTGGGCGAGACCAAGATTCCATCCGGCGAAGTCGCCGGAAATGACGTAGGCGACACCCAGCCCCGCGAGGAGCACCCACCCGGCGGCGCCGCGCTTGAGCCGGCGGTGCTGAAGGTACTCCGTTTCACTGCCGTCTGCGTTTGTCGCAGCGGCGACATGATCTACTGATTTCATGCGATTCCCTTGATAAGAGGAGTGTCGCCCAGATTCCTAAAGGACTGTTTTCAGTCCAAGGGCACGCCTCCCAGTGTGGTGGCGCAACTCACATTCGTCAAGGACTTCGGGTGAGAACATAGGAAATATCGCTCGGACTTCGGTCAATTGGTCTTTTAGCTGGTCTTTTCCGGTTCCCTAAATGTATGCTCGCGGTATATATAGGGTCGCCTAGTTTTGGGAGCTGGCCTTGGCCGATTTCTTGTTGCAGCAGCCGTACTCAATGTTGCGCCCGGTGCGGGGCGGAAATGCTTTCGAAGAGACCATCGAGCACATCCTCCAGACGATCAAGCTCGGCATCTTTGCCCCTGCTGACAAGCTGCCGCCGGAACGCGAACTCGCCGAACGCCTGGGTGTTTCCCGGGCGACCCTTCGCGAGGCGCTGGGCGAATTGCAGGCTGCCGGATATCTGGACGTCAGGCGCGGCCGCTACGGCGGCACGTATGTCTCCGAAAACCCGGTGCGGTCAGAACCGCGCGGAATCCGCCCACTGGATCCAGCCGAGGTGCAAGACGTGCTCCTGTTCCGCGGGGTCATTGAACCGGCGGCGAGCGCCCTGGCGGCCAGTTCCAATCTGTCTGCTGCCGCCCGGAGCCACCTGAGGAACTGCCTGTCGGAGGTGTCCAACGCCACGGAGGCCTCGTACAGGCCCCGCGACGCCCGCTTTCACATCGCGATCGCCGAGCTCACCGGCTCGCCCAGCCTTGTGGCGGCCGTGGCGGAAACCAGATCCAGGGTCAACGAACTCCTGGACAGGATCCCGTTCCTGGGGACCAACCTGGAGCATTCCAACGCGCAGCACGCGCAAATGGCGGACGCCATTCTGTCCGGCGACGCGGCGGCGGCGGAGCGCGCCACCATTGAACACCTGGAAGGGACCGCGGCCCTGCTGCGCGGCTTCCTGTCCTGAGACCTTTCCCCCGCCCCGAGTGACGTCGGCGCCGCCGGGACCTGTCGTTCCCGCGGCGTCCCCGGAGTACTTCTAGGCCGGGTGTCCGTCCGCCGCGGGCCGGGCGTGCCCTTGGCCGGGCGGGGTGGCGTGGCCGTACCGGGAAGTGCGGTTGCGGCCGGCGTTCTTGGCCTCGTACAGGGCCCGGTCCGCGCAGTCCAGCAGGCTGCCGGCCGCGGCGTCGCGCTGATCGCAGACGCCGGCGGAGATGGTCAGGAACCCGACGTCGCCGAACGGTTCGGACGCGATGGCCTCCCGGGCCCGTTCCGCCGCCTGGAGTGCCTCGGCGCCGTCGGTCTCCGGCAGCAGCCACACGAACTCTTCGCCGCCGAACCGGGCCACGATCTCCGTGGCCCGGGCCACCGTCCGGAGCCTTGCCGCGACCGCCGCCAGCACCACATCGCCCGTCAGGTGGCCGTGGGTGTCGTTGACCCTCTTGAAGTGGTCGATATCCAGGACGACCGCGCTCAGGCTCGTCCCGCGGCTCCCGGCCAGCGCGACCTGTTCTGCGAGGTGCCGTTCCAGGGCCCGCCGGTTGGGCAGGCCGCTCAGGGGGTCCGTAGTGGCCTGCAGCTCCAGGTCAGTCCGCGCCTCCGTGTTGCCGATGGCGATCTCGACAAGCTCCGCGAACTGGGCCAACCGCTCCATCATGGCTTCCGTGACACCCGTGCGGGACTTTGAGGTCAGGGTCACGACGCCCCACAGGCTTCCCCGGACCCGGACCGGCGCCGCCGCCGCGGACTGGAAACCGCCGGCGCGCATCTGCTCCGCGGCCGGTCCGCCCTCCGGGCCGTAGACAACGAGGGCCGGCTTGCCGGTCAGAGCCACCCGGACGGTGGCGGACTCGTCGGTCGGGGCGAAGATGTGCCGGCGGCTCAGCGTCGGCGGCAGGGCCGGCGCCATGGCGATAATTTCTGCCGATGACGCTCCCGTGAAACGGACGACGGCGGCGGAGTCGACGTTGAACAGCTCGCGGACGATTGCGGCGACCCGCTCGGAGATGTCGGCGGGGGCGGCGTTGCGGGCGACGGCGGTCGCGATCTCGTGCAGGGCCTCCCACACCTGCTGCTGCTGCAGGCGCTCGGTGACGTCAACCGCCACGACCATCCCGGCCGCGGCCGCGTCGTCGGAGTAGACCGGCCCGGCCTTGAGCCGGTAGGTGCGGTGGCCGATCTGCCGGTTCCAGGAGACCTCCCGGCCGGCGAGGG from Arthrobacter sp. NicSoilB8 harbors:
- a CDS encoding aldehyde dehydrogenase family protein codes for the protein MTATTFDVINPSTEEVIETVALAGLAEVDDAIARAAGAFDSWRAVAPADRALLLRRFASAVDADLENLARLEVRNAGHTIGNARWEAGNVRDVLAYYSAAPERHFGKQIPVAGGVNITFHEPLGVVGVIVPWNFPMPIAAWGFAPALAAGNTVVLKPAEMTPLTALRLAELAREAGIPEGVFQVIPGKGSVVGERFVTHPAVRKVVFTGSTGVGKKIMAGCAEQVKRVTLELGGKSANIVFDDADLEMAAAAAPGGAFDNAGQDCCARSRILVQHNVYDRFMELLEPAVKAITVGDPADEATTMGPLISAQQRRTVAGFVPDNAPIAFQGLAPSGAGFWFPPTVLTPGLDARSFTEEIFGPVVTVVPFTDEADAIRIANDTDYGLSGSIWTSSVDRALRVARGVESGNLSVNSHSSVRYSTPFGGFKQSGLGRELGPDALDSFTETKNVFISTPSLG
- a CDS encoding gamma-glutamyl-gamma-aminobutyrate hydrolase family protein, which gives rise to MASNDSKAYRPRIALTSYYQDAAWGVWNAKAAIVPGTYVEAVVAAGGTPILLPPLGTDETVLDLMDGLIVVGGPDVDPARYGAAAHPRTASQPLRDEHDTILTRAAVERGLPLFAICRGAQILNVAFDGSLTQHLPDINPTADYQPAPGVFGEAAFTTVPGSLIQSLLGDAAGAPCYHHQAMDTVPPGLRVTASSEDGTVQALEAEDTPGWVLGVQFHPEQNPEDLRLFRGFVQAAGSYRANRKEMSTI
- a CDS encoding glutamine synthetase family protein, translated to MNEASTAHALNTQLTLDELRADVASGAIDTVIVAITDSLGRLQGKRCGARSFLEDVLEHGAEGCNYLLAVDVEMNTIDGYAMSSWETGYGDMMMLPDVSTLRRVPWQQGTALVLCDIMWADKSPVVASPRQILRAQVERLEKLGYRAHMGTELEFLMFDDSYREAWQKNYHGLNASTQYNVDYSLLATARLEPVIRSIRTNMEAAGLVVESSKGECNLGQQEITFRFDEALKACDKHTFYKSGAKEIADQHGKSISFMAKYDQREGNSCHIHFSLTDLDGNPVLPGDGEHGFSPVMEHFMAGQLDALKELTYFLAPNVNSYKRFVEGSFAPTAIAWGMDNRSCALRVVGHGRGLRTEMRVGGGDLNPYLAAAALIAAVIHGLENRLPLGPAIQGSAYASDADRLPTNLRDSRDLLAESSIARKAFGDSVVDHYVHAAGIELRAYEGAVTDWERIRGFERL
- the eat gene encoding ethanolamine permease; translation: MKSVDHVAAATNADGSETEYLQHRRLKRGAAGWVLLAGLGVAYVISGDFAGWNLGLAQGGWGGLLIAFLLMGVMYTCMVFGLAELSSSLPTAGAGYAFARRALGPLGGFATGIAVLIEYAVAPAAIATFIGGYIEALGLFGLTNSWPVYLVTYMIFIGIHLRGVGEALKIMFAITAFAVVALIAAVVGLVPMFDPAKLFDIVPDGSAGSSAFLPMGVGGILAALVYGIWFFLAVEGVPLAAEESADPKKDMPKGIIVAVLILVIFGGLMLVLVPGAAGSQAMSTSDNPLPAAIRLAYGGNTLLADFINYAGLAGLVASFFSIIYAYSRQLFALSRAGYLPKWLSLTGARRTPYWALIVPGTIGFLLAAITQDGALLINIAVFGATVSYVLLNLSHIVLRIKEPELERGYRTPGGIATTSVALVLSAVAVVATFVVDVYAASITAAIFAAAIAYYWFYSRHRIVTGSPDEEFARLALAEAELKQ
- a CDS encoding FCD domain-containing protein, giving the protein MADFLLQQPYSMLRPVRGGNAFEETIEHILQTIKLGIFAPADKLPPERELAERLGVSRATLREALGELQAAGYLDVRRGRYGGTYVSENPVRSEPRGIRPLDPAEVQDVLLFRGVIEPAASALAASSNLSAAARSHLRNCLSEVSNATEASYRPRDARFHIAIAELTGSPSLVAAVAETRSRVNELLDRIPFLGTNLEHSNAQHAQMADAILSGDAAAAERATIEHLEGTAALLRGFLS